A stretch of Arachis hypogaea cultivar Tifrunner chromosome 15, arahy.Tifrunner.gnm2.J5K5, whole genome shotgun sequence DNA encodes these proteins:
- the LOC112751442 gene encoding protein PLASTID MOVEMENT IMPAIRED 2 produces MDCLSSSKYASTSRELQRARRDAGWYKERRRAADSAKAEAEYELSTAKKTVKDLSSMIEKSSYKVKAHKQERASLELKLHKAKRKDNSHNHEYSQVMRELEYAKHQLFQLKLDVDAVLKEKSQAEMEMEASLSSVMHGSRTVELLRKEIEEANEEQVLVELARIDALKEVEDIKARREKEAKEILFELEKLRKKLKEGIEEINKSKEHEMKLAMTLSDVGVLQNELKHAKEMDKRVRRHESTEHIEGASGKWEELSESPPLETLEEEVEVAKKDLALIREEGFQFMASMDVIRNEMKQVSAETVGLKEESKSGTKVQNLNSKILRAKSKLEGLIAAEEKDKSIVTSLQHSLNKLNAEIETAEKEKELVYQEVTKTKAEIERSEFEKDMAEERLKHIMKELEAIKLSESLALEKLEALTENAMRDRGLATQNRSSITISKFEYEYLTNRAAEAEKIADKKVAAAKAWTEAVKASEKEILIRAKIAETVIKETKVEDYNKERLVTKKVGREELENWPRKGKNNASSDLQMQRSLSQKSNKSNGSVTPARGSKFQKSASPATRVSPFTIKKKKKVIPNLTKFFRGKKNKRSNRNSSQ; encoded by the coding sequence AAGTACGCTTCAACATCAAGAGAGCTTCAAAGAGCAAGAAGAGATGCTGGTTGGTACAAAGAGAGAAGACGGGCTGCGGATTCTGCGAAAGCTGAAGCAGAGTATGAGCTTTCTACTGCAAAGAAGACAGTGAAAGATCTTTCTTCTATGATTGAGAAATCTAGCTACAAGGTGAAGGCACATAAGCAAGAAAGAGCATCACTAGAATTGAAGTTGCACAAGGCAAAAAGGAAGGATAATAGCCACAACCATGAATACTCACAAGTGATGAGAGAATTGGAATATGCTAAACACCAGTTGTTCCAGCTCAAGCTTGATGTGGATGCTGTTTTGAAAGAGAAATCACAAGCTGAGATGGAAATGGAAGCATCCCTATCGAGTGTGATGCACGGATCAAGAACAGTGGAATTGCTGAGGAaggagattgaggaagccaaTGAAGAACAAGTGCTGGTTGAATTGGCCAGGATTGATGCTTTAAAAGAAGTGGAAGACATCAAAGCTCGGAGAGAAAAGGAAGCCAAGGAGATTTTATTCGAACTGGAAAAGTTAAGAAAGAAGTTGAAGGAGGGTATTGAAGAGATAAATAAGtcgaaagagcatgaaatgaaatTAGCTATGACATTGTCTGATGTTGGTGTCTTGCAGAACGAACTGAAGCATGCCAAAGAAATGGATAAAAGGGTTCGAAGACATGAGAGCACTGAACACATCGAAGGAGCTTCGGGTAAATGGGAGGAATTAAGCGAGTCTCCTCCGCTAGAGACTCtagaagaagaagtagaggtAGCAAAGAAAGATTTAGCTTTAATAAGGGAAGAAGGTTTCCAGTTTATGGCATCTATGGATGTGATAAGAAATGAGATGAAGCAAGTGAGTGCTGAGACAGTTGGCTTAAAGGAGGAATCAAAATCTGGTACAAAAGTTCAAAATCTCAATTCCAAGATTTTGAGAGCAAAATCTAAACTAGAAGGTTTGATTGCAGCAGAGGAAAAGGACAAATCAATAGTAACTAGTTTACAACATTCTTTGAATAAGCTTAATGCAGAAATAGAGacagcagaaaaagaaaaagagcttgTTTATCAAGAGGTTACAAAAACTAAAGCAGAGATAGAAAGATCTGAGTTTGAGAAAGACATGGCTGAGGAAAGGTTGAAACACATCATGAAGGAGCTTGAAGCAATCAAATTATCCGAAAGTTTAGCCTTAGAGAAGCTGGAAGCCCTCACAGAGAATGCAATGAGAGACAGAGGATTAGCTACACAGAACAGATCGTCGATCACAATCTCAAAGTTCGAATACGAGTATTTAACTAATCGTGCGGCCGAGGCTGAAAAAATCGCAGACAAAAAGGTTGCAGCAGCAAAGGCATGGACTGAAGCTGTCAAGGCTAGTGAGAAAGAGATACTGATAAGAGCTAAAATAGCTGAGACTGTAATCAAAGAGACAAAAGTAGAAGACTATAACAAAGAAAGGCTGGTTACAAAGAAAGTAGGTAGGGAAGAGTTAGAGAATTGGCCAAGAAAAGGCAAAAATAATGCATCAAGTGACTTGCAGATGCAGAGATCATTGTCTCAAAAGAGCAACAAATCCAATGGCAGTGTGACTCCTGCAAGGGGATCCAAATTTCAGAAGTCTGCTTCACCGGCAACTCGTGTGAGTCCTTTCACcatcaaaaagaagaagaaggtgatcccaaaCTTGACCAAGTTTTTCAGAGGgaagaagaacaagaggagcaataGGAATTCATCACAGTAA
- the LOC112751443 gene encoding protein PAL OF QUIRKY yields MDPPPPPAATSSNGANKLRLMCSHGGHFLPRPRTNTLFYAGGETRIVSFHRHNLATISSFTSHISATLSVAPPFNIKYHLPPHLHLDSLISLSSDDDLAVLLDENRRLNSTPYRIRLFLFFFHSSPRSAAAIRHPKTEAWFFDALKSAKIMERDAHVTSQEFCSSAAESMVLDTTSSFGSTSSSTSSTNLPPLRAQADENNNNDVVLKDSKGKLNSSDSISCDNTVSSSVMSHQLNISYEDPAVYHISEARTNAESIEAENKFAYISSGVMANNMNMDLGYASFPQYNQVGSPHLQFVQAPQQILPIHPSGLLPLPSCQPMYQQPQPLQNMVYYPNQSCAVYLVPIGNIAPNGFPIAASGKASLNLNPDPPLMNVHVAYKPMGEARSPFGHDFAPPDYLTDNAMTASSTHVTQQQDMDIYSFYHQSPNVSINSGESPEFENELDDGLARDQIYKSQPPPPKYPTMSKATTNLLSEALAKLHVDNLKQQTEQ; encoded by the exons ATGGACCCACCACCGCCACCGGCAGCCACGTCATCCAACGGCGCCAACAAGCTCCGCCTCATGTGCAGTCACGGCGGTCATTTCCTCCCCCGTCCACGCACCAACACTCTCTTCTACGCCGGCGGCGAGACACGCATCGTCTCCTTCCATCGCCACAACCTCGCCACTATTTCCTCCTTCACTTCTCACATCTCCGCCACACTCTCCGTCGCGCCTCCGTTCAACATCAAGTACCACCTCCCACCTCACCTCCACCTCGACTCACTCATCTCTCTCTCTTCCGACGACGACCTCGCCGTACTCCTCGACGAGAACCGCCGCCTCAACTCCACTCCCTACCGCATCAGattgttcctcttcttcttccactcTTCTCCGCGTTCCGCCGCTGCAATTCGGCACCCGAAGACGGAGGCGTGGTTCTTCGACGCGCTTAAGAGTGCTAAGATTATGGAGCGTGATGCTCACGTGACCAGTCAGGAGTTTTGTTCCTCTGCGGCCGAGTCTATGGTTTTGGATACAACCTCATCTTTTGGCTCCACTTCTTCTTCAACTTCGTCGACGAATTTGCCTCCGTTGAGGGCTCAGGCTGATGAGAACAACAacaacgacgtcgttttgaaggATAGCAAAGGGAAGTTGAATTCTTCGGATTCAATCTCGTG tgATAATACTGTTTCATCTAGTGTTATGTCCCACCAGCTAAATATATCTTACGAAGACCCTGCGGTTTATCATATTTCGGAGGCAAGAACCAATGCTGAATCCATTGAAGCTGAAAACAAATTCGCTTACATTTCCTCTGGGGTCATGGCGAATAACATGAATATGGATCTCGGGTATGCCTCATTTCCACAGTATAATCAAGTGGGGAGTCCACATTTGCAGTTTGTACAAGCTCCTCAGCAAATTCTACCAATCCACCCAAGTGGCCTGTTACCACTACCATCATGCCAACCCATGTACCAGCAACCGCAGCCATTGCAGAATATGGTTTACTATCCTAATCAATCGTGTGCTGTATACCTTGTGCCTATTGGAAACATCGCTCCCAATGGTTTTCCTATAGCTGCTTCTGGCAAAGCTTCATTGAATCTGAATCCGGATCCTCCCTTAATGAATGTTCATGTAGCTTACAAACCTATGGGGGAAGCCAGGTCTCCTTTTGGCCATGATTTTGCCCCACCAGATTACTTAACAGACAATGCAATGACTGCATCTTCTACTCATGTAACTCAGCAACAAGACATGGATATTTATTCATTTTATCATCAATCTCCAAACGTATCTATCAATTCTGGGGAATCTCCCGAGTTTGAAAATGAACTTGATGATGGCCTTGCTCGTGATCAGATATACAAATCCCAGCCCCCTCCTCCGAAATACCCAACCATGTCAAAAGCTACAACAAACTTGTTATCTGAGGCTCTTGCTAAATTGCATGTGGATAACCTGAAGCAGCAGACAGAACAGTAG